A window from Drosophila yakuba strain Tai18E2 chromosome 3L, Prin_Dyak_Tai18E2_2.1, whole genome shotgun sequence encodes these proteins:
- the LOC6533090 gene encoding dnaJ protein homolog 1 encodes MGKNFYQILGIDRKASDDEIKKAYRKLALKYHPDKNKSPQAEERFKEIAEAYEVLSDKKKRDIFDKYGEDGLKGGQPGPDGSGQPGAYSYQFHGDPRATFAQFFGSSDPFGVFFGGSDNMFAGVQGGNTNEVFMNIGGDDMFGGFPGNPMAGAFRSQSFNAQAPSRKRQQQQDPPIEHDLYVSLEEVDKGCTKKMKISRMASGNSGPYKEEKVLSITVKPGWKAGTKITFPQEGDSAPNKIAADIVFIIRDKPHSLFKREGIDLKYTAQVSLKQALCGALVSVPTLQGSRIQVNPNHEIIKPTTTRRISGLGLPVPKEPSRRGDLIVSFDIKFPDTLTPSLQNQLAELLPN; translated from the coding sequence atgGGCAAGAACTTCTACCAGATTCTGGGCATCGACCGCAAGGCCAGCGACGATGAGATCAAGAAGGCCTACCGCAAACTAGCCCTCAAATACCATCCCGACAAGAACAAGAGCCCGCAGGCGGAGGAGCGCTTCAAGGAGATCGCCGAGGCGTACGAGGTGCTATCGGACAAAAAGAAGCGCGACATCTTCGACAAGTACGGTGAGGATGGACTAAAGGGGGGACAGCCGGGACCAGATGGCAGCGGCCAGCCGGGAGCATACAGCTACCAGTTCCACGGCGATCCGAGGGCCACTTTTGCGCAGTTCTTTGGATCGTCGGATCCGTTTGGCGTCTTCTTTGGTGGCAGTGATAACATGTTTGCCGGCGTTCAGGGCGGCAATACCAACGAGGTCTTCATGAACATTGGCGGCGACGATATGTTTGGCGGTTTCCCCGGCAATCCTATGGCTGGTGCCTTCCGTTCGCAGTCATTCAATGCCCAGGCACCCAGTCGCAagcgccagcagcaacaggatCCACCCATCGAGCATGATCTGTACGTGTCGCTGGAGGAAGTGGACAAGGGATGCACGAAGAAGATGAAGATCTCACGCATGGCCAGCGGAAACAGTGGGCCGTACAAGGAGGAGAAGGTGCTGAGCATCACAGTGAAACCAGGCTGGAAGGCCGGTACCAAGATTACCTTCCCCCAGGAGGGCGATTCGGCGCCAAACAAGATTGCAGCTGACATCGTCTTCATCATACGCGACAAACCGCATTCGCTGTTCAAACGCGAGGGCATCGATCTGAAGTACACAGCCCAGGTCAGTCTGAAGCAGGCCTTATGTGGCGCACTGGTTAGTGTGCCCACGCTGCAGGGCAGTAGGATACAGGTGAATCCAAACCATGAGATCATCAAGCCAACCACCACGCGTAGGATCAGCGGACTAGGTCTGCCCGTGCCCAAGGAGCCCTCAAGACGTGGCGATCTAATCGTGTCCTTCGACATCAAGTTCCCCGACACACTGACGCC